ATACGGTCGAGCGCTTCGCGGGCGATCGCGGATCTGGTCTTGTCCCATTCGTCATGGAAGTCGCGCCGCAGGTGGGCCCAACACGCTGCCTCTTGCAGGCGGTGCGCCCCATCCGGCTGTGGAGCATAGAGCTTTGCATATCCCTTGTAGCCATCGGCCTGCAGGATGCCGCGGGTGTTGGCCAGATGGCGATGGACGTGTTCTTCCTTCCAATCCGGCGCAAACGCATAGACAGCACCGGGGGGCGAGGCACCCGACCAAGGCCGCTGGTCACGGATATAGGCCCAGATCCGGCCCTTCTTCACGCCCTTGCCCAGCCCCTTGTCCCGGCCCACACGATCCAGCACCCGGATCGGTGTATCGTCGGCATGCAGCAGGTCGCTGGTCATCACGTCCGCCTCGATCCGTTCGATCAACGGGGCCAGCACCTTCATGGCGCGACCGCACCAGTCGACCAGTGTGCTGTCGGGGATATCCGCTCCCATCCGGGCGAAGATCTCGTGCTGGCGATACAAGGGAAGATGGTCGTCGAACTTGGAGACGAGGATATGCGCCAGCAGGCCCGCGCCTGCCACGCTGCCGGGGATCGGGCGGCTGGGGGCCGGAACTTGCACCATGCGTTCGCAGCGGCGGCAGGATTTCTTGAGCCGGGCGATCTGCACGACCTTCAACTGTGCCGCGATCAGATCCAGCATCTCGCTGACATCCTCGCCCACCAGACGCAGATCGCCACCGCAATCGGGGCAGCACCTGCCGGGGTCCAGTTCCTGCCGCTCGCGCGGCGTGCTGTCCGAGACCCGAGGGCGGCGGCGGGAGGGGCGGTCAGAGACGCCATCGGTCGCTGACGTTTCCAGCGTATCATCGCCCTGACCGTCAGCCGGGACCGAAGTCTCGCTTTCGGCCGTCGCGATCAGCAGATCCTCCAGCGCCAGCTCAAGCTGCTCGATCTCGCGCTCGATCTTTTCCGAGGACCGGCCGAACACCTGCTTCTTCAGCCTGGCGATGCGTAACCGCAGGGCCTGGATCAACTGGTCCGATCATACGGCCTCCAGCACACGGATCAGCCGCGCAAGAGATCGGTCATCGATCGTCTCGGCGCAACGAACATGCCGACCGTTGCGCAGCAATATCTCGATCATCGGCACCGACCCGGGTGCCAGGGGCTGGCTGCGGCCAGCGGCATCTTCGTCAACCGCCACAAACAGCGCCGAACCCGAGACAGGCCAAAGCCCCTTGCGCCGCATCTCCTGGCGCCACTGATAGATGTGTTGCCGCGTCAGGTCGGCCTCGCGCGCGACATCCGTCACCGTCCTGCCGTTGACACCCACGCGCTCCAGGACCGAAATCTTCTCGGCATCCGACCATCTACGGCGACGCTCCCGTCCCAGAACCCCAACATGACCCACAGATCTCAGCTCCCCGATACGACGTCGGTAAGGACGTCAATAACGACGTAGCTTAAGGTCCGAGACCCAGATCAAAAGGCGGTGGCAACCGGGCCGTTACAGCCAAGCACTTCCTGGGCGACAAGGCCTATGACGCCGACTGGTTGCGCGACGACCTCAAGGGCCGCAGTATCCGCCCCTGTATCCCGCCCAGGAAGAAACGCAGGAAACCGGCCAGATACAACAAGCGCCTTTATCGCAGGCGCTACCGCATCGAGAATGCCTTCGGTCGTCTGAAGGACTGGCGCGGCATTGCTACCCGCTACGAGAGATGCGGCGACATCTTCCTCAACGCAATCATCCTCGCCGCGATCATCATCTTCTGGATCTAAAATTTATAGGGATCGACCCTAGGGGGATCTGAGCGACGTACATTGCGCACCTGCCAAATTCACGTCAGAAGTTCAAAAATTCCGAAAAGGAAAATTATGAACCCGATGGCGTTGTTGCGCAACTATCGGTTGAGGCGTGACTGCCCCTTCCCCCACTCAACTCAGGCTAGGCGGACGATGTCGGCTGTGCCGAGGGCGTTGAAGCGGTTCATGAGTGCGACGCGGATGTGGACTTCGGCGGTCTGGCGATCCGGGTCTCTCGCCATGATGCGTTCGCCGAAGGATTTCAGGCAGCGCATCCTCGCCTCGATCCGGCTGCGGGCGTGGTATCCAGTCCAACGTTTCCAGAAAGCCCGACCGTAATGTCGGGTGGCGCGCAGGGTGTCGTTTCGGGCGCGTGCCGCCGGGCAATCTTCCTTCCACAGCCGCCCGTTCTTGCGGATCGGAATGATCGGGGTGGCCTCACGCGCGAGGATAGCGGTGTGGCAGCGGCGCGTGTCATAGGCGCCGTCGGCGGTGACCGTGCCGATCTTCTCGTCCGCCGGGATCTGGCCGAGCAGGTCGGGCAGAACGGGGCTGTCGCCGTCGCGGCCAGGGGTGAATTCCACCGCGCGGATGTCGGACGTGGCCGGGTCCATCGCCAGATGCACCTTGCGCCATTGGCGCCGCCCCTGCACCCCGTGCTTGCGCGCCTGCCATTCGCCGTCGCCGAGGAACTTGATGCCCGTGCTGTCGACCAGCAGGTTGAGCGGCCCGTCGGCGCGGCGATAGGGGATCTGCACGGCCAGGGTCTTCTGTCGGCGGCACAGCGTGGAAAAGTCAGGCACCGGCCAGTCCAGCCCCGCCAGCTTCAGCAGGCTCGCCACCATCCCGCCTCGCCAAGGTTCCTCGAACCAGTGGCGGAACCTGGCTCGATCTGGCGAAGCGGCAGCTTGAACAGGACCTTGATCGACAGGCAGAACTGTATCGCCGCATCGGAAAACACCGCTGGCCTCCCAGGCCTCCCATCACGCGGCGCAAGCCAGGTTATGTCCGTGTCCACCCAGATCAGCAGCGACCCCCGCTTGCGCAGCGATGCGTTGTAGCTGGACCAGTTCGTCGTGCGATAGCGGGCGGGTGATGGCTTGCTCATGCAGCGCGTCTAACGGCATGGATCCGCAAAGTGAATCACTTGCCGTCAGGCTTGTGCAACAACGCCGAACCCGATGCATCACTCAACGTAATTGCAATGTAATTTTTACAAATACTCAGCGCAAGCGCCATTAAGCCTCGAGCTCTTCACCCCAATATAAAAAGTCCAACCAAGTTTGATGTATCTCGCCGTGAATTATCTTCATCTTCTTTGCGGCACGGTCGAGCTGTTGTATCGTCGGTTCAAATGGCTTTCTCCTGAGCCTGAGTCCGACTTGCTCTGGCGTCTTGCTGCCTTTCCTCAAGTTGTCCGGCTTGCAGCAGGCAACAATGTTACGCCACGACGATATACCACCTTTGCTGCGTGGAATAATATGATCGAATGTCAATTCCTTCGCATTAAATCGATTTCCGCAGTATTGACAGGTGAACTCATCCCGCAGAAACAGATGGTATCGCGTAAATGCAGCCTTCTTACGCTTTCGATACCTTTTCAACGCGACAACGGACGGCACCTCGAACGAACTTCGAGCGGAACGAATGCGAATGTTATCATAGGCTTTGACTTGTATGACCCGGTCCTGATGCACGGCCACGATGGCATCCTCCCATCGCCAGACCGATAAGGGCGCCCAGCTAAGTGGCTGCATATCGGCGTTCAGAACCAGGGTGCGAACGTTGGCCAGATTTTGCATCATCTAGGTCACCGCCCTGCGTGTGCATATTGCAGCTATGCGACACGCCCGGACCCCATAAGAACAATATGCCGTCAGGCGTGAAATCTTGTTCTCAAGGTATCGGTTTAAAACCAGGAATATATTCTGACATGGGCGCAAATTCAACCTGCTGGCAATGTCACCGCGCGACCGGGGCACCACATGGTCGAAGGTCAGATCACCCTTGGCGCCGCAATACTGGCAGCTGATTTCATCCTGCCCAAAAAGAGTGAAGCGCGTGAATGCCACGCGCTTCTGAGGTTTCACATAATCCTTGAGAACGACGATCGAGGGGATACGGAACATCTCCTTCTGACTTCGTACGACCTCTTCATATTCGGCGATGATGGTCAAACGATCCAGAAACACCGCCTTGATCGCCTCTTGCCAGGGCCACAGAGACCGCGGGTAATAGCTGAGTGGCCGGTCATCCGAGTTCAGCGCCAGGGCCGGGCAATGGCGCAGCCCGGCAGGCTCTCGCACGAAATGCGTTCTGAAATCGGATTTGTGCGCGTGCATACTGCCTTCCCATCTGCGCCCCGGAGGCCAGACCCGGGGCAGCCCGTCAGATCCGTCGCCCTGACTATATATCGGCGTCGCTATCTGACAAGCCCTACATATATCCGAGCATGTGCAGATTATGCGTGACCCGCAACAAATCCGTGACAGTTGCCCAAGGCGTCAGGGAATGTCACTGTGGCGTCATGTCGGATGCAGCGCCACCCCTGATCGGCACGCTGGAAAGCGCGCTTTACGCCCAGGACCTTGAGGCCGCGACCCGATTCTGGCGCGATGTCATGGGGTTGCAGCCATTCCAGACGGTGCCCGGACGTCATGTGTTTTTCCGCGTCAGCCACAGCCCGGCGCAGGTGCTGCTGATCTTCAACCCGCAGGCCACCGAAAAACCGCCCGCCCCGGATGCGAAACTGCCGGTGCCGCCGCATGGCGCGCGCGGTCCCGGCCACTTCTGCCTTGCCGTCAGCGCGCAGGACATGGACCGCTGGCGCGCTCATCTGGAATCCCGCGGCATCGCCATCGAGGCCGATTTCCACTGGCCGAACGGCGCGCGCTCGATCTATTTCCGCGATCCGGCGGACAATTCCATCGAACTGGCGGACCCGGCAATCTGGGGCTGAGTTACTTGCCCAGATGCCGCTTCAGGAATTGCAGCGCGACCGACAGCCCGTCGGGCGAAATCCCGTGCGGCGTGTTCTTCATCACGTGGGTCTGCACGTCGAAACCCGCCTGTTCCAGCGCCCCGGCGGCCAGCCCCATATCGGCAAAGGGCACCATCGGATCCTGATCGCCATGCGCCAGCAGGACAGGCGGCCTGACTTTCACCTCGTCGATCAGTTCTGGCGCCAGCAGGCGGCCGGAAAAGCCGACGATCCCGGCGACCGCCTGATCGCGACGCGGCGCGACATGCAGCGCCATCATCGTGCCCTGCGAAAAGCCGATCAGCACCATGCGGGCGGGCGTCAGCCCCTCGTCGGTCAGCACCTTGTCCAGAAACGCATTCACTGCACCGATCGAGCGGCCCATCGCCTCTTTCGCCTGCGCCTCGGTCGAGCCGTCCAGCCACGGGATCGGAAACCACTGGAAACCCATCGGGTTGTTGACGCTGCGTTCCGGTGCGTCGGGGGCGTAAAAGGCCGTACCCGGCAGATGCGGTGCCAGCGGATCGGCCAGACCCAGCAGATCCGCGCCATCCGCGCCATAGCCGTGCAGGAACACAACGACCGCATCCGCCTGTGCCGGCCCCTTGCGGGCTGATTTCAACTCGTCCGTCATCGCACTCCCTCGCGTCCCTTGGCCAGCCGGTAATAGGCCCACAGCCCCCGCGCCGCAACCGCCCGCCAGGGCCGCCACGGCAGGGCCATTTCGCGCAACGCGGCGGGGCCGGGGCGGTCCGGCAGGTCATACATCAGGCGCGCGGCCTCTTGCAGGGCCAGATCGCCCGCCGCAAAAACATCGGCGCGACCCAGCGCGAATTTCAGATAGATTTCGGCGGTCCAGACCCCGATCCCCGGCAGCGCCACCAGCGTCGCGATGGCCTGATCGTCGGACATCGCACGCAAGGACCGCCAATCCAGCCCCGACGCCGCGATCCCGCGCAGATAACGCGCCTTGGGCCGCGACAGCCCCGCCGTGCGAAAATCCTTGTCGCTGGCCGCCGCGATCCCCTGCGGATCGGTCAGGCCCGCCGCCGCCATCCGGTCCCAGATCGCGGCGGCGGCGGATACCGAGATCTGCTGGGCGACGATGGCACTGGCGATGGCCTCGAACCCGTCGCCGCGACGGCGCAGCGGCAGAGGCCCCAGTTCCGGCAGAACCCGCGCCCAGACCGGACAGACCCGCGCCAGATATTCCGCGCCTTCGGCCAGATCGGCCTCGGTCTCGATCAGGCGCGGCGGATCACTCAACGGCCTGCGCGTCCAGCCGCAGCCGGGTTTCCCATGCCATCGAGATGTGCTGCCGCAACGCCTGATCCGCCGCCTGCCCGTCACCCGCCGCGATGGCATCGACGATGCGCTTGTGTTCGGCCAGCGCGGTCTCGCTGCGGCCCTCGGCTGCCAGAGAGGTCCGTGCCATCAGCGCCATCGTCCGATGCACCAGATCCAGCTGCTGCACCAGATAACGGTTATGCGAGGCCAGATGGATCTGCCGGTGAAACCGCTTGTTGGTCCGCGCCAAAGCCTCGGGGTCGCCCGCATTGGCCTGATCCTCGGCCAGCATATGGGCCAGAACCCGCACCTCTTCGGGGGTGGCGTGACGCGCGGCCAGCCTGCCCGCCAGCGCCTCCAGCTCGGCCCGGACGGTGTAAAGCTCGGCCAGCTGGTTGTGATCCAGCGAGGCGACGATCAGGCTGCGCCCGTCGCGCACCAGCATGGCCTGCGTCTCCAGCCGCTGCAACGCCTCGCGCACCGGCGTCCGCGACACGCCGAACCGCTCGGCCAGTTCCGATTCGACCAGCCGGTCGCCGGGGCGATAGGTGCCGCCTTCGATGGCGGCAAGGATCAGGGAATAGGCATCGTCTTTCATGGGCGACACGATTGGCCGACAGCCGGGCGATTGCAAGCGCGGCTTTGAAGGGTTAGCCACGGGGTATGAAGTTTCACGACACGGATATCTGGATCTTCGATCTGGACAACACGCTGTATCCACCCGAAACGGCGCTGTTTTCGCAGATCGAGGCGCGCATGACCGATTATGTCATGCGGTTGCTGGCGGTCGATCACGCCCGGGCCGACCTGCTGCGGCGCGATTACTGGCGCCAGCACGGCACGACGCTGGCGGGGCTGATGGCGGAACATGGCATCGACGCCGCCGCCTATCTGGCCGAGGTGCATGACATCGACTTCTCGGGTCTGGCGCCAGACCCCGATCTGGCCGCAGCCATCGCCGCGCTGCCGGGCCGCAAGATCATCCACACCAATGCCGATTCGACCTATGCCCGCCGGGTGCTGGCAGCGCGCGGGCTGATCGCCCCGGCCATGCCCGACAGTAAGGCGGTGGCCCTGTTCGAGGCGATCTATGGCATCGAGGAAACCGGCTTTCGCCCCAAACCCTTGGCCGAGGCCTTTGACGCGGTGCTGACCGCCTGCGGCGCCGATCCCCGCCGCGCGGCGTTTTTCGAGGACGATCCGCGCAATCTGGAAATCCCCCATGCGCTGGGAATGCAGACGGTTCTGGTCGGCCCCGGACGCATCGGCCCGGACGCGCTGGCTGACGACTGCGACCACGGGCCGCACGTCCATCACCGCACGAATGACCTTGCGGGCTTCCTGCGCGCGATTGCGAATGGCGGCGCAACAGGGCAGAATGGCGGCGGAACGCGCTGACCCCGATACCGGCAAGAGGCATCCCATGACCGAACAGACCGCCCCCGACGACAACCGCCTGACGATCCGCGTCATCCTTGGCCTGCTGGTCACGATCCTGATCGTCGCCGCGCTGGTGATGCAGTTCGGCCTTGCGGCGCTTGGCTTCGTCGGCATCGCCGCCACCGTGGTGGTCTTTGCCATCATGCTGGCCTTCACCACCGGCAACTGATTCAACTGGCGCAGCCAGAGGCCCGCGATGCCTGACCCCGACAGCCATGACATCCTGATCTCGGGCGGCGGCATCGCCGGCCTGATCGCCGCCGCTGCCTTCGGGGCCGAGGGTTTCACGACCCTCTGCGTCGATCCCGCCGCCCCGGTCATCAGCGAGGATGCCGCAGGTGCCGATCTGCGCTCGACCGCGTTTCTCGCGCCGTCGGTGGCGCTGCTGGAGCGGATCGGATTGTGGGATCGGCTGGCCCCCTTCGCGACGCCTCTGCAGGTCATGCGCATCGTCGATGCCGGAGGCGCCCTGCCCCAGCCGCGCCTGACCCGCGAATTCGATGCGGCGGAAATCGGCGACACTCCCTTTGGCTGGAACCTGCCCAACTGGCTGCTGCGGCGAGAAATTTCGGCCCGGCTGGCGCAGATGCAGAATGTCCGCTTTCAACCCGGCACCGCGACCCGACAGATCATCACCCGCGACGAATCAGCCCATGTCACACTGTCTGACGGCCAGCAGATCCGCGCCCGGCTGCTGGTGGGCGCGGATGGCCGCAATTCCGCCGTGCGTGACGCGCTGGGGATCGGGGTGCGGTCCTTCCGCTATGGCCAGAAGGCGCTGGCCTTCGCCGTGACGCATGAGATCGCGCATCACAACAGCTCGACCGAGGTCCATCGTTCTGGCGGCCCCTTCA
The Paracoccus alcaliphilus DNA segment above includes these coding regions:
- a CDS encoding transposase, whose product is MGVNGRTVTDVAREADLTRQHIYQWRQEMRRKGLWPVSGSALFVAVDEDAAGRSQPLAPGSVPMIEILLRNGRHVRCAETIDDRSLARLIRVLEAV
- a CDS encoding HNH endonuclease, with product MMQNLANVRTLVLNADMQPLSWAPLSVWRWEDAIVAVHQDRVIQVKAYDNIRIRSARSSFEVPSVVALKRYRKRKKAAFTRYHLFLRDEFTCQYCGNRFNAKELTFDHIIPRSKGGISSWRNIVACCKPDNLRKGSKTPEQVGLRLRRKPFEPTIQQLDRAAKKMKIIHGEIHQTWLDFLYWGEELEA
- a CDS encoding HNH endonuclease, translating into MHAHKSDFRTHFVREPAGLRHCPALALNSDDRPLSYYPRSLWPWQEAIKAVFLDRLTIIAEYEEVVRSQKEMFRIPSIVVLKDYVKPQKRVAFTRFTLFGQDEISCQYCGAKGDLTFDHVVPRSRGDIASRLNLRPCQNIFLVLNRYLENKISRLTAYCSYGVRACRIAAICTRRAVT
- a CDS encoding VOC family protein: MSDAAPPLIGTLESALYAQDLEAATRFWRDVMGLQPFQTVPGRHVFFRVSHSPAQVLLIFNPQATEKPPAPDAKLPVPPHGARGPGHFCLAVSAQDMDRWRAHLESRGIAIEADFHWPNGARSIYFRDPADNSIELADPAIWG
- a CDS encoding alpha/beta hydrolase — its product is MTDELKSARKGPAQADAVVVFLHGYGADGADLLGLADPLAPHLPGTAFYAPDAPERSVNNPMGFQWFPIPWLDGSTEAQAKEAMGRSIGAVNAFLDKVLTDEGLTPARMVLIGFSQGTMMALHVAPRRDQAVAGIVGFSGRLLAPELIDEVKVRPPVLLAHGDQDPMVPFADMGLAAGALEQAGFDVQTHVMKNTPHGISPDGLSVALQFLKRHLGK
- a CDS encoding DNA-3-methyladenine glycosylase family protein — protein: MSDPPRLIETEADLAEGAEYLARVCPVWARVLPELGPLPLRRRGDGFEAIASAIVAQQISVSAAAAIWDRMAAAGLTDPQGIAAASDKDFRTAGLSRPKARYLRGIAASGLDWRSLRAMSDDQAIATLVALPGIGVWTAEIYLKFALGRADVFAAGDLALQEAARLMYDLPDRPGPAALREMALPWRPWRAVAARGLWAYYRLAKGREGVR
- a CDS encoding GntR family transcriptional regulator; amino-acid sequence: MKDDAYSLILAAIEGGTYRPGDRLVESELAERFGVSRTPVREALQRLETQAMLVRDGRSLIVASLDHNQLAELYTVRAELEALAGRLAARHATPEEVRVLAHMLAEDQANAGDPEALARTNKRFHRQIHLASHNRYLVQQLDLVHRTMALMARTSLAAEGRSETALAEHKRIVDAIAAGDGQAADQALRQHISMAWETRLRLDAQAVE
- a CDS encoding pyrimidine 5'-nucleotidase, which encodes MKFHDTDIWIFDLDNTLYPPETALFSQIEARMTDYVMRLLAVDHARADLLRRDYWRQHGTTLAGLMAEHGIDAAAYLAEVHDIDFSGLAPDPDLAAAIAALPGRKIIHTNADSTYARRVLAARGLIAPAMPDSKAVALFEAIYGIEETGFRPKPLAEAFDAVLTACGADPRRAAFFEDDPRNLEIPHALGMQTVLVGPGRIGPDALADDCDHGPHVHHRTNDLAGFLRAIANGGATGQNGGGTR
- a CDS encoding UbiH/UbiF family hydroxylase; translated protein: MPDPDSHDILISGGGIAGLIAAAAFGAEGFTTLCVDPAAPVISEDAAGADLRSTAFLAPSVALLERIGLWDRLAPFATPLQVMRIVDAGGALPQPRLTREFDAAEIGDTPFGWNLPNWLLRREISARLAQMQNVRFQPGTATRQIITRDESAHVTLSDGQQIRARLLVGADGRNSAVRDALGIGVRSFRYGQKALAFAVTHEIAHHNSSTEVHRSGGPFTLVPLPDRDGKPSSAVIWMESGREIARLAALPPEAFETELNARSAGVLGRLTLATRLTQWPIISQIADSFTGQRSALIAEAAHVVPPIGAQGLNMSLADLAALIDLSRGDPGSAESLARYNRTRRPETYARLLGIDALNRASQTSARPLRDLRAAALGGLYGIKPIRQMMMRAGLGLRQT